A genomic window from Algoriphagus sp. Y33 includes:
- a CDS encoding 2'-5' RNA ligase family protein — MNIFEYLLIISPNEEINRDVMSLKKEFANRYGCKKAAGLTPHITMGNWLQSSYREARIIANIKRFAETVNPFLAQFDGIGKFEPKTIFVDVLNKESFADISRGLRHSSSSLLKKHVAFPSTAHLTIARSMEPEQFEQAWSDYKNEEFKDSCEINGMILLRRPFRKEGYSKFNRIGSFPFEGKRPHVEQLELGF; from the coding sequence ATGAACATTTTCGAATACCTGTTGATCATCTCACCCAATGAGGAGATTAATCGTGATGTAATGTCCCTAAAAAAGGAATTTGCAAATCGCTATGGATGTAAAAAGGCAGCAGGCTTAACACCTCACATTACCATGGGGAATTGGCTACAAAGCAGCTACCGCGAAGCTAGAATCATTGCCAACATCAAGCGTTTTGCAGAAACTGTCAATCCCTTCTTGGCTCAATTTGATGGTATTGGAAAATTTGAACCCAAAACCATATTTGTCGATGTCCTTAACAAGGAATCCTTTGCAGATATATCGAGAGGACTAAGGCACTCATCTAGCTCTCTGCTAAAAAAACATGTGGCTTTCCCAAGCACTGCACATCTCACAATCGCCAGATCCATGGAGCCTGAGCAGTTTGAACAAGCTTGGAGTGATTATAAAAACGAAGAGTTTAAAGATTCTTGTGAGATCAATGGAATGATCTTACTTCGGAGACCATTCCGTAAGGAAGGATACAGCAAGTTTAATAGGATTGGGAGTTTCCCTTTTGAAGGAAAACGACCGCATGTCGAACAGTTGGAGCTTGGATTTTGA